The Aminithiophilus ramosus genome contains a region encoding:
- the uvrA gene encoding excinuclease ABC subunit UvrA, whose translation MSQVIEVRGAREHNLKNIDVVLPRNRLVVVTGPSGSGKSTLAFDTIYAEGQRRYVQSLSAYARQFLGVLNRPAVDDISGLSPAISIEQKGVSHNPRSTVGTVTEIYDYLRLLFGRAGTPYCPDCGCPVERHSLDEIVEHVLHSFEGERVEILAPLVKGKKGEHRNVFLRVRQKGYMRIRVDGTVLWLEEEISLDKNRRHSIEVVVDRLKAEKDRRDRLGEAVEAALSLSGGEVLLVIPGRAEELLTEKDVCTRCGFSLPEVEPRLFSFNAPQGACPDCSGLGSHEHFDEEMAVDPDRSVVDGALLPWKKNHYMLNRLTALATNQGWDLSRPYRSLPQAVREAILHGHPEKLDLTYRERGEEFPYRGRYEGLLVWLERRWSETESETVKEELAGFRAEDLCSACRGLRLRKEALAVRLGDYGIGDIVSMPVSEVLSVLRKISLAPAVAPVVAPVVEEVAKRLSFLVDVGVGYLTLHRRADTLSGGESQRIRLATQIGSKLSGVLYVLDEPTVGLHPRDTGRLLKTLLAIRDLGNTVLVVEHDRDTMIAADYIVEMGPGAGERGGFVVAAGTAQSLARGESLTAPYIKGETSGVVLPGGGRRRPQGWLTVRGAAEHNLSDIDVAFPLGTLTVLSGVSGSGKSTLLYDVLYKGLRRRMDRNFRGRAGRHRDIEGLEELKNVVLVDQSPIGRTPRSNPATYTGLFTPIRELFAQLPEAKIRGYGPGRFSFNVRGGRCEACGGDGVTRVSMLFMADVFVTCDVCGGRRFNRETLDIRYRGKTIADVLDMTVEEAALFFRDHRRIAHRLDVLAEAGLGYIRLGQSATTLSGGEAQRVKLATELGKRFNGQTLYLLDEPTTGLHYTDVAKLLRLLHRLVDQGNSVILIEHNLDVLASSDYIIDLGPEGGQGGGHLVAAGEPQSLLDVRGSFTAQHLRAFMEEQKGGLFAHVG comes from the coding sequence GTGTCGCAAGTCATCGAAGTCCGCGGAGCAAGAGAGCACAATCTAAAAAATATCGACGTCGTTCTTCCCCGAAATAGACTTGTCGTCGTCACCGGTCCCTCGGGGTCGGGCAAGTCGACGTTGGCATTCGACACGATCTACGCCGAAGGCCAACGTCGTTACGTCCAATCCCTTTCGGCCTATGCCCGGCAGTTTCTGGGCGTATTGAACCGTCCCGCCGTCGACGACATTTCCGGCCTTTCTCCGGCCATCTCCATCGAACAGAAGGGGGTCTCTCACAACCCCCGTTCCACGGTGGGAACGGTGACGGAAATCTACGATTACCTCCGTCTCCTTTTCGGCCGGGCGGGCACGCCCTACTGCCCCGATTGCGGCTGCCCCGTGGAGCGTCACTCTCTCGACGAGATCGTCGAACATGTCCTTCACTCTTTCGAGGGGGAAAGGGTCGAGATTCTGGCTCCTCTGGTGAAGGGAAAGAAAGGCGAACACCGTAACGTTTTCCTGCGGGTACGACAGAAGGGCTATATGAGAATCCGTGTCGACGGAACGGTCCTCTGGCTCGAGGAAGAGATTTCCCTCGACAAGAACCGTCGGCACTCCATCGAGGTCGTCGTCGATCGTCTCAAGGCCGAGAAGGATCGGCGCGACCGTCTCGGAGAGGCCGTCGAAGCCGCTCTTTCCCTCAGCGGCGGCGAGGTCCTCCTCGTCATTCCGGGCCGAGCCGAGGAGCTCCTGACGGAAAAGGACGTCTGCACTCGCTGTGGCTTCTCCCTTCCGGAAGTGGAGCCCCGCCTTTTTTCCTTCAACGCTCCTCAGGGAGCCTGTCCCGATTGTTCCGGGTTGGGAAGTCACGAACATTTCGACGAGGAGATGGCTGTCGATCCCGATCGATCCGTCGTCGACGGAGCCCTTCTCCCCTGGAAGAAGAACCATTACATGTTGAATCGCCTCACGGCCTTGGCCACAAACCAGGGTTGGGATCTCTCCCGTCCCTACAGGTCCCTGCCTCAAGCGGTCCGAGAGGCCATCCTTCACGGTCACCCGGAAAAACTCGACCTCACCTACCGGGAAAGGGGGGAGGAGTTTCCCTACAGGGGGCGTTACGAGGGGCTTCTCGTCTGGCTCGAAAGACGATGGAGCGAAACAGAGTCGGAAACCGTCAAGGAGGAACTGGCCGGATTCCGCGCGGAAGACCTCTGTTCCGCCTGCAGGGGACTTCGCCTCAGAAAAGAGGCCCTGGCCGTGAGGCTTGGGGATTACGGAATCGGTGACATCGTCTCCATGCCCGTCTCGGAGGTCCTGTCCGTGTTGCGGAAGATCTCCCTTGCCCCTGCCGTCGCCCCCGTCGTCGCCCCCGTCGTCGAGGAGGTGGCCAAAAGGCTGAGCTTTCTCGTCGATGTCGGTGTCGGTTACCTGACGCTCCATCGTCGTGCCGACACACTGAGCGGGGGAGAGAGTCAGCGTATTCGCCTGGCCACGCAGATCGGCTCCAAGCTTTCGGGCGTCCTCTATGTCCTCGACGAACCCACGGTGGGGCTCCATCCTCGGGATACGGGACGGCTGCTGAAGACGCTCCTGGCGATCCGTGATCTGGGCAATACCGTTCTTGTCGTCGAACATGACCGCGATACGATGATCGCGGCAGATTACATCGTCGAGATGGGGCCAGGCGCCGGAGAACGAGGCGGTTTCGTCGTCGCCGCCGGAACGGCCCAATCGCTGGCTCGAGGAGAATCTCTCACCGCTCCTTACATCAAAGGGGAGACGTCGGGCGTCGTCCTGCCCGGAGGTGGGAGAAGGAGGCCGCAGGGGTGGCTCACCGTTCGAGGAGCGGCGGAGCACAACCTCTCCGACATCGACGTGGCCTTCCCTCTCGGCACCTTGACGGTCTTGAGCGGCGTTTCCGGCTCGGGTAAAAGCACCCTTCTCTATGACGTTCTCTACAAAGGGCTTCGGCGTCGGATGGACCGGAATTTTCGGGGGCGTGCCGGGCGCCATCGCGACATCGAGGGGCTGGAAGAGCTGAAAAACGTCGTCCTCGTCGATCAGAGTCCCATCGGACGAACCCCTCGTTCCAACCCGGCCACCTATACGGGGCTTTTCACGCCCATCAGAGAGCTCTTCGCTCAATTGCCCGAGGCCAAAATTCGAGGCTACGGTCCCGGGAGATTCAGCTTCAACGTCCGTGGCGGCCGCTGCGAGGCCTGTGGCGGTGACGGCGTGACGCGCGTCTCCATGCTCTTTATGGCCGACGTTTTCGTCACCTGCGATGTTTGCGGCGGCAGGCGCTTCAACAGGGAGACCCTCGATATCCGATATCGTGGAAAGACCATTGCCGACGTTCTCGATATGACCGTCGAAGAGGCGGCCCTTTTCTTCCGAGATCATCGCCGCATCGCCCACCGACTTGATGTCCTGGCCGAGGCCGGCCTGGGATACATTCGTCTGGGACAGTCGGCGACGACTCTCAGCGGAGGCGAGGCTCAAAGGGTCAAACTGGCGACGGAATTGGGAAAACGTTTCAACGGCCAGACGCTCTACCTCCTCGACGAACCGACGACAGGGCTTCATTACACCGATGTGGCCAAGTTGCTTCGCCTTCTTCACCGCCTTGTCGATCAGGGCAACAGCGTCATCCTCATTGAACATAACCTCGATGTCCTTGCCTCCTCGGATTACATCATCGATTTGGGACCTGAGGGCGGTCAGGGAGGAGGTCACCTCGTCGCCGCAGGAGAACCTCAATCGTTACTTGACGTCAGAGGAAGTTTCACGGCCCAGCACCTTCGGGCTTTCATGGAGGAGCA